A single region of the Actinoplanes sp. SE50/110 genome encodes:
- a CDS encoding YsnF/AvaK domain-containing protein, with translation MNNTDPEALTDVELRQRAATAGVTAPTGMPRADLIAALQNTDDAMTRSEERLVPSTQVYETGRARLRKYVVTEDVQITVQIRREELRLEQEAIAAPDQRVVADPDVFGPDEVFTGPDGGLIFEVTLHEERPVITTEIVPVQRVRLTKIVHTDEHIVSGQVRKEKIDVDLPGEPPTTLQ, from the coding sequence ATGAACAACACCGATCCAGAGGCGCTGACCGACGTCGAGTTGCGGCAGCGTGCTGCCACCGCCGGCGTCACCGCACCCACCGGCATGCCGCGCGCTGACTTGATCGCCGCGCTGCAGAACACCGACGACGCCATGACCCGGTCCGAGGAACGGCTCGTCCCCAGCACCCAGGTCTACGAGACCGGACGGGCGCGGCTCCGCAAATACGTGGTCACCGAAGACGTGCAGATCACCGTGCAGATCCGCCGCGAAGAACTCCGCCTGGAACAGGAAGCCATCGCCGCGCCCGATCAGCGGGTAGTGGCGGACCCCGACGTGTTCGGACCCGACGAGGTCTTCACCGGCCCCGACGGCGGACTGATCTTCGAAGTCACCCTGCACGAGGAACGCCCCGTGATCACCACCGAGATCGTGCCGGTGCAACGCGTACGCCTGACGAAGATCGTCCACACCGACGAACACATCGTCTCCGGACAGGTCCGCAAGGAGAAAATCGACGTCGATCTGCCCGGCGAGCCGCCCACCACCCTGCAATGA
- a CDS encoding ATP-binding protein has translation MAEPVNEVSWEALFRAVPTPLLVLDTDLMIVEANQAYLTATMRSRTELVGRPVFEAFPDNPEDAAASGVTMWGASLQRVLSQCTTDVMAIQRYDIPRPWGGFDTRYWAPANAPVFGPDGELRWIIHRTEDVTAFMQARHNDPAALAELTEQLRIRTEQMATEVFARRELEEQNESLHALLDSLDTAVVGCDAEGRTVLRNEAARQLFGALLDQVPVQRWAEYQHVFHPDGHRMSGDDIPLMRALRGERVRDAEIVVRVPEAPRRYFRANGRPVAGHPRLAAVVALHEITLHRRAARFKECELELSRLTSKPAPPDEIFAEMVQLISRMAGWAAVEFWTVDDVARVLYRTTCWAEPGYDLPCRLPDPLSYGQGVPGRAWQTSDPIWAANLPTDPDAAQQATDWGPLRAALAIPIPSGSVILGVLVCYSDVPETPDDTRTAMMTGIGAHIGEFLSRRRAERLTEELDRSRDEYIALVGHELRTPLTSLQAYTDVMIDEPDLSVDERQSMLKVMQRNTASLRAIVTKLLDVAGMRSGHVDLHRQPMDLATIVHEAADDARTGAQITIEVNTPPQAPLHGDPARLRQVVDELLSNALTWAPRGSAIGINLRADPRAIAVSVSNTGRPLTVEERGRLFDTFFRGESARNGGVPGTGLGLTIARTIVEEHGGTIAVSEPDEAATTFTIRLPTHQPAPNDSLTA, from the coding sequence GTGGCTGAGCCGGTGAACGAAGTGAGCTGGGAGGCGCTGTTCCGGGCCGTACCCACACCGTTGCTGGTGCTGGACACCGACTTGATGATCGTCGAGGCGAATCAGGCGTACCTGACGGCCACCATGCGCAGCCGTACCGAGCTGGTCGGCCGGCCGGTGTTCGAGGCGTTTCCCGACAATCCCGAGGACGCGGCGGCAAGCGGCGTGACGATGTGGGGCGCGTCGTTGCAGCGGGTCCTGAGTCAGTGCACCACCGACGTCATGGCGATCCAGAGGTACGACATCCCTCGCCCGTGGGGTGGTTTCGACACCCGCTACTGGGCGCCCGCCAACGCGCCGGTGTTCGGTCCGGACGGCGAACTGCGCTGGATCATTCACCGTACCGAGGACGTCACCGCGTTCATGCAGGCTCGTCACAACGATCCGGCCGCGCTGGCGGAGCTCACCGAGCAACTGCGGATCCGTACCGAGCAGATGGCCACGGAAGTCTTCGCCCGGCGGGAACTGGAGGAACAGAACGAAAGCCTGCACGCCCTGCTCGACAGCTTGGACACCGCCGTGGTCGGCTGCGACGCTGAAGGCCGAACTGTGCTACGCAACGAAGCGGCCCGCCAGCTTTTCGGCGCCCTGCTGGATCAGGTGCCGGTCCAGCGGTGGGCCGAGTACCAACACGTGTTTCACCCCGACGGACATCGGATGAGCGGTGATGACATTCCGCTGATGCGCGCCCTGCGCGGGGAACGGGTACGTGACGCGGAGATCGTAGTGCGAGTCCCCGAAGCGCCACGCCGGTACTTCCGGGCCAACGGCCGCCCGGTCGCCGGTCATCCGCGGCTAGCGGCGGTAGTGGCGTTGCACGAGATTACGCTGCACCGCCGCGCCGCCCGCTTCAAGGAGTGCGAGCTGGAGCTCTCCCGGCTGACCTCCAAGCCCGCCCCGCCGGATGAAATCTTCGCCGAGATGGTGCAGCTCATCAGCCGGATGGCCGGGTGGGCGGCGGTGGAATTCTGGACCGTCGACGATGTCGCCCGGGTGCTGTACCGCACCACCTGTTGGGCCGAACCCGGCTACGACCTGCCCTGCCGATTGCCGGACCCATTGTCATACGGCCAGGGTGTACCGGGCCGCGCGTGGCAGACGTCGGACCCGATCTGGGCGGCGAACCTGCCCACCGACCCCGACGCCGCCCAGCAGGCCACTGACTGGGGGCCGTTGCGCGCCGCCCTGGCCATCCCCATCCCCAGCGGATCCGTCATCCTCGGCGTGTTGGTCTGCTACAGCGACGTCCCCGAGACCCCGGACGATACCCGTACCGCCATGATGACCGGTATCGGGGCGCACATCGGAGAATTCCTCTCCCGACGCCGCGCCGAACGCCTGACCGAGGAGCTGGATCGCAGCCGCGACGAGTACATCGCCCTGGTCGGCCATGAACTACGCACCCCGTTGACGAGCCTGCAGGCATATACCGACGTGATGATCGACGAACCGGACCTGTCCGTCGACGAGCGGCAGTCCATGCTGAAGGTCATGCAGCGCAATACCGCGAGCCTGCGCGCCATCGTGACGAAACTGCTCGACGTGGCCGGTATGCGTTCCGGGCATGTCGACCTGCACCGGCAACCCATGGACCTGGCCACCATCGTGCACGAAGCGGCCGACGATGCCCGCACCGGCGCTCAGATCACGATCGAGGTCAACACCCCGCCGCAGGCGCCGCTGCACGGTGATCCCGCCCGGCTGCGTCAAGTGGTTGACGAGTTGTTGTCCAACGCGCTGACCTGGGCACCCCGGGGCAGCGCCATAGGCATCAACCTGCGTGCTGACCCGCGCGCCATCGCGGTATCGGTGTCGAACACCGGCAGGCCGCTGACCGTCGAGGAACGTGGCCGGCTGTTCGATACGTTCTTTCGCGGCGAGAGCGCCCGCAACGGTGGTGTGCCCGGCACCGGCCTCGGCCTCACCATCGCCCGCACCATCGTTGAAGAACACGGTGGCACCATCGCCGTCAGCGAACCCGACGAAGCCGCCACCACCTTCACCATCCGGCTACCTACCCACCAACCGGCACCGAACGACTCTCTTACCGCCTGA
- a CDS encoding bifunctional diguanylate cyclase/phosphodiesterase, with protein sequence MAVRLSRRRADALLERRLEDHMVTDHLLVLVFTVMILVAATSMALHPDAGRLNRLIESVALGARTLAVIWLVATRGRARHPWTIATLLLVDITLLAAVFATIPIPYAREPFVLHSVMRLPLVCAALRRRQMMVVLPALLAGPSVILGWQMFTLGRNGITMPLLWLVTVGVTGYCMRRLAQHLATARAEALELAARRQHDALHDSLTGLPNRFLYADQLAEAVTAAAPDGPDVAVVLIDLDRFKMVNDSHGHQFGDEVLVAVSRRLRHSLRSGDTLARLGGDEFAVILRDIHEPADALAAAAHLGAALRDPLHPGGAGASPGTGPGMYVTASMGIAFARRHRDDLGAVLREADIAMYQAKARGQASVEIFDETMGRVAHRRLDLENQLRHDVETGSDTLSVAFQPIVEPAGGRIVGMEALARWSSPRYGAVPPDEFIAIAEECDIIHDLGRRVLRTALDHTLWWCTLQPTLEISVNVSPVQLHRPEFADEVRALLRQTRVPAEQVCLEITEGVLLDPYGASDANLRALHEAGLKLAVDDFGSGYSSLAQLRRFPVDKLKADRSFIDDAPLLQAVADLALALNAQALAEGVETPEQRRRLVELGYAQAQGYFFARPQPPAAVTELLRSQQNQQQGSSGRT encoded by the coding sequence GTGGCGGTGCGCCTGTCTCGTCGTCGCGCCGATGCTTTGTTGGAGCGTCGCCTCGAGGATCACATGGTCACGGACCACCTTCTGGTTCTCGTGTTCACGGTGATGATCTTGGTGGCTGCCACATCGATGGCACTTCATCCGGACGCCGGCCGGTTGAACCGCCTCATCGAATCTGTGGCTCTGGGGGCCAGGACGCTGGCCGTGATCTGGCTTGTCGCGACCCGAGGCCGGGCACGGCATCCGTGGACCATAGCGACGCTGCTGCTCGTGGACATCACTCTGCTCGCGGCCGTGTTCGCGACGATCCCGATTCCGTACGCCCGGGAGCCGTTCGTCCTGCACTCTGTGATGCGGTTGCCGCTGGTCTGTGCCGCTCTGCGACGGCGGCAGATGATGGTGGTGCTGCCCGCTCTGCTGGCCGGGCCAAGCGTCATTCTGGGCTGGCAGATGTTCACGCTGGGCCGGAACGGCATCACCATGCCGCTGCTGTGGCTGGTGACGGTCGGGGTGACCGGCTACTGCATGCGGCGGCTGGCTCAGCACCTCGCCACCGCGCGAGCCGAGGCGCTGGAGCTGGCCGCACGCCGGCAGCACGATGCCCTGCATGACTCGCTGACAGGTCTGCCCAATCGCTTCCTCTACGCTGACCAGCTGGCCGAAGCAGTCACTGCCGCGGCTCCGGACGGCCCGGACGTGGCGGTGGTGCTCATCGACCTGGACCGCTTCAAGATGGTCAATGACAGTCATGGTCACCAGTTCGGTGACGAAGTGCTCGTCGCCGTCAGCCGGCGGCTGCGTCACAGCCTGCGCTCCGGGGACACCCTGGCCCGCCTGGGCGGGGACGAGTTCGCCGTAATCCTCCGGGACATCCACGAGCCGGCCGATGCCTTGGCCGCCGCCGCCCACCTGGGTGCCGCGCTCCGGGACCCGCTGCACCCCGGCGGCGCCGGCGCGTCCCCCGGGACCGGGCCGGGGATGTACGTCACGGCCAGCATGGGCATCGCTTTCGCCCGCCGGCACAGAGACGACCTCGGAGCGGTGCTGCGCGAGGCCGACATCGCCATGTACCAGGCCAAGGCGCGGGGTCAAGCGTCGGTGGAAATCTTCGACGAGACGATGGGCCGGGTCGCTCATCGTCGCCTGGACCTGGAGAACCAGCTGCGCCACGACGTCGAAACCGGCTCGGACACCCTGTCGGTGGCGTTTCAGCCGATCGTGGAACCAGCCGGCGGGCGCATCGTGGGTATGGAGGCTTTGGCGAGATGGAGTTCTCCCCGGTACGGGGCGGTACCCCCGGACGAGTTCATCGCCATCGCGGAAGAGTGTGACATCATCCACGACCTGGGGCGCCGGGTACTGCGCACCGCCCTCGACCACACCCTTTGGTGGTGCACACTGCAGCCCACTCTGGAGATCTCGGTCAACGTCTCGCCCGTACAGCTGCACCGCCCCGAGTTCGCGGACGAGGTGCGGGCGCTGCTGCGACAGACCCGCGTACCGGCGGAGCAAGTGTGCCTGGAGATCACCGAAGGGGTGCTGCTCGACCCCTACGGAGCGAGCGACGCGAACCTGCGTGCCCTGCACGAAGCCGGTCTCAAACTGGCTGTCGACGACTTCGGCAGCGGCTACTCGTCGCTGGCCCAGTTACGCCGATTCCCGGTCGACAAGCTGAAGGCGGACAGGTCCTTCATCGACGACGCCCCGCTCCTGCAAGCCGTCGCCGACCTGGCCCTCGCCTTGAACGCCCAGGCCCTCGCCGAAGGTGTTGAAACGCCCGAGCAGCGCCGGCGCCTCGTCGAACTCGGTTATGCGCAGGCTCAAGGCTACTTCTTCGCCCGTCCACAACCGCCGGCCGCCGTCACCGAACTGCTGCGCTCCCAGCAGAACCAGCAGCAAGGTTCGTCTGGCCGTACCTGA
- a CDS encoding M20/M25/M40 family metallo-hydrolase, producing MSTNVRGFLAQHRDAVVAELAEWVRIPSVAGVPEHAVDLQRSANWLAAALRETGFPSVEVWDTEGGPAVYAQWCAEPGAPTVLIYSHHDVRAAKDEEWDETAPFDPKVRDGYLYGRGASDAKGQALAHLWGVRAHLAATGRDHPAVNLKLLVEGEEETGSAHLRQLLQDNGDRVGADLIVFSDTLLWRSDHPAVCVSMRGTMLAKLEIMGPLQDVHSGAVSGPAPNPVLEMSRLLAQLHDDKGRITVPGFYDSVVEPSQRFRDELAALPYSDADWLKRSLTRSVGGEAGYTVLERLWTRPAIEVTSMISGDPIGPSRAAVPSLATADLSIRYVCDQTGAEIAEQLRRWVADTVSERFDHRLTVSPETAQDPYRTPDDLPAVAALAEAMQEGFGRPAGRMGNAGGGPAVWLTQSVGAPVVYFGTGLPEDRWHDSNERVSIDVLLSGAATLAAFWDRLPSA from the coding sequence GTGAGCACGAATGTGCGGGGTTTTCTGGCGCAGCATCGGGACGCCGTGGTTGCCGAACTGGCGGAGTGGGTGCGGATTCCGTCGGTCGCCGGGGTTCCGGAGCATGCGGTGGATTTGCAGCGGTCGGCGAATTGGCTGGCGGCGGCGTTGCGTGAGACGGGTTTTCCGTCGGTGGAGGTGTGGGACACCGAGGGCGGTCCGGCGGTGTACGCGCAGTGGTGCGCGGAGCCGGGCGCTCCCACGGTTCTGATCTACAGCCACCATGACGTACGTGCCGCGAAGGACGAGGAGTGGGACGAGACCGCGCCGTTCGACCCGAAGGTCCGTGACGGGTACCTCTACGGGCGTGGCGCGTCGGACGCCAAGGGCCAGGCTCTTGCGCACCTGTGGGGTGTCCGTGCCCACCTGGCCGCGACCGGCCGCGACCATCCCGCCGTGAATCTGAAGCTGTTGGTGGAGGGTGAGGAGGAGACCGGGTCAGCGCATCTGAGGCAGCTTCTGCAGGATAACGGCGACCGGGTCGGCGCCGATCTGATCGTCTTCTCCGACACGCTGCTGTGGCGGTCGGATCATCCGGCCGTGTGCGTGAGCATGCGCGGCACGATGCTGGCGAAGCTCGAGATCATGGGGCCGTTGCAGGACGTGCATAGCGGAGCGGTGTCCGGGCCGGCGCCCAACCCGGTCCTGGAGATGAGCCGGCTGCTCGCCCAACTGCACGACGACAAGGGCCGGATCACGGTGCCCGGCTTCTACGACAGTGTGGTGGAGCCGTCGCAGCGGTTTCGCGACGAGCTGGCCGCGTTGCCGTACAGCGACGCCGACTGGCTGAAGCGGTCCCTGACGCGCAGCGTGGGTGGTGAGGCCGGGTACACGGTGCTGGAACGTCTGTGGACGCGGCCGGCGATCGAGGTGACCAGCATGATCAGTGGTGATCCGATCGGGCCGTCGCGGGCGGCGGTGCCGTCGCTGGCCACCGCTGATCTGAGCATCCGGTACGTCTGTGACCAGACCGGTGCCGAGATCGCCGAGCAGTTGCGACGGTGGGTCGCCGATACTGTGAGCGAGCGGTTCGACCATCGGCTGACCGTGTCCCCGGAGACCGCACAGGATCCCTACCGCACACCGGACGATCTGCCGGCGGTGGCCGCGCTGGCGGAGGCCATGCAGGAGGGATTCGGGCGTCCGGCGGGCCGGATGGGCAACGCCGGTGGCGGTCCGGCGGTATGGCTCACGCAGAGCGTCGGTGCGCCGGTGGTGTACTTCGGCACCGGGCTACCGGAGGATCGCTGGCACGACAGCAACGAGCGCGTCTCGATCGATGTGCTGCTCTCCGGCGCGGCTACCCTGGCAGCGTTCTGGGACCGACTGCCATCAGCTTGA
- a CDS encoding DUF2382 domain-containing protein — protein MITQNDIARLDDTDVYDTTGDKIGSVGQVYLDGRSGDPEWVTVKTGLFGTKQTFVPLRDATFADDRVVVAYTKAQVKDAPRIDADGPISHAEENELYSFYGLPSTGGYGDGYQNDDTYQSGARRRATTDHAGDDAMTRSEERLVTDTRTEQAGKARLRKYVVTEQQQVTVPVTHEEARLEREPITDANIGDAYDGPAITEAEHEVTLHAERPVTNTETVPVERVRLSKETVRDEETVSGEVRKEQIEYDGPDGTNRL, from the coding sequence GTGATCACCCAGAACGACATCGCTCGACTCGACGACACCGACGTGTACGACACCACCGGCGACAAGATCGGCTCCGTCGGCCAGGTCTACCTCGACGGCCGCAGCGGCGACCCGGAGTGGGTCACCGTCAAGACCGGCCTGTTCGGCACCAAGCAGACCTTCGTCCCGCTGCGCGACGCCACCTTCGCCGACGACCGGGTCGTCGTCGCCTACACCAAGGCCCAGGTCAAGGACGCTCCCCGCATCGACGCCGACGGGCCCATCTCGCACGCCGAGGAGAACGAGCTGTACTCCTTCTACGGCCTGCCGAGCACCGGCGGCTACGGCGACGGATACCAGAACGACGACACCTACCAGAGCGGCGCCCGGCGCCGTGCCACCACCGACCATGCCGGCGACGACGCGATGACGCGCTCCGAGGAGCGGCTGGTCACCGACACCCGCACCGAGCAGGCCGGCAAGGCCCGGCTGCGCAAGTACGTGGTCACCGAGCAGCAGCAGGTCACCGTCCCCGTCACCCACGAGGAGGCCCGCCTCGAGCGCGAGCCGATCACCGACGCGAACATCGGTGACGCCTACGACGGGCCGGCCATCACCGAAGCCGAGCACGAGGTCACCCTGCACGCGGAGCGACCCGTCACCAATACCGAGACGGTGCCGGTCGAGCGGGTACGCCTGAGCAAGGAAACCGTCCGCGACGAAGAAACCGTCTCCGGCGAGGTTCGCAAGGAGCAGATCGAGTACGACGGTCCCGACGGCACCAACCGCCTCTGA
- a CDS encoding ATP-binding protein, translated as MIDSGQSGDPAPTLTTLGKIGCGPARGYHLAQQAVTAAQGLNTDVFENPFSGDADQRHLSTGPGAMMTGDVADLAGGRVMIPVRAIADQAQTAALARYHLFDGPPEPDLQTVVELAAQLCQVPISVLFVIDADSQHQVAAVGIDTEVCRREDSMCSVAMAAPDPMFIEDARTDPRFVANPFVTGRFQRFRFYGSTQLRPPEGFVLGTLCVFDEVPRVLDEQQRQGLDRLARMAIDVLELRRHGFLVADLLRRQQQIQAALEGTNETLRHFAAQLAHDLRNPLTGISAYAAELHLMPTVNADADASLCTDRISAAALRMGTLIDDVLAHATTDHARHAVEVNLTEITNEVLDDLAVQISEANADVTVNDLPTVIGDRTQWHILLQNLVSNAVKYRHAERACHIAITAADDPAGYRVCVTDNGIGIPASQREQAAQPFTRLSPGHSTGHGIGLSTCARIVHTHGGRLDISDTPGGGTTVCITMPTDNR; from the coding sequence GTGATCGATTCTGGCCAAAGCGGTGATCCCGCCCCCACCCTCACCACACTCGGCAAGATCGGCTGCGGCCCTGCCCGGGGCTACCACCTCGCCCAGCAGGCTGTCACAGCGGCACAAGGGCTGAACACGGATGTCTTTGAAAACCCGTTTTCGGGGGATGCAGATCAGCGTCACTTGTCCACTGGCCCAGGCGCGATGATGACTGGGGATGTTGCTGACCTGGCGGGAGGCCGCGTCATGATTCCGGTACGGGCGATAGCCGACCAAGCACAGACCGCGGCGTTGGCGCGTTACCACCTCTTCGACGGTCCGCCGGAGCCCGACTTACAGACGGTTGTGGAGTTGGCTGCCCAGCTGTGCCAGGTCCCGATCTCGGTGCTGTTCGTCATCGACGCCGACAGTCAGCACCAGGTCGCCGCCGTCGGCATCGACACGGAAGTGTGCCGGCGCGAAGACTCCATGTGCTCGGTCGCGATGGCCGCTCCTGACCCGATGTTCATCGAAGATGCACGCACCGACCCGCGCTTCGTAGCCAACCCCTTCGTAACTGGCAGATTTCAGCGGTTTCGCTTCTACGGCTCCACCCAGCTCCGCCCCCCGGAGGGGTTTGTGCTGGGCACCCTCTGCGTGTTCGATGAAGTCCCCCGCGTGCTCGATGAACAGCAACGACAAGGCCTGGACCGGCTCGCTCGGATGGCCATCGATGTGCTCGAACTACGCAGACACGGGTTTCTCGTCGCGGACCTGCTCCGCCGGCAACAACAAATCCAAGCCGCGCTGGAGGGCACCAACGAAACGCTGCGGCACTTCGCTGCCCAACTTGCACATGACCTGCGCAACCCGTTGACCGGTATCAGTGCCTACGCCGCCGAACTGCACCTCATGCCTACCGTCAACGCCGACGCCGACGCCTCCTTGTGCACCGACCGCATCTCCGCCGCCGCGCTGCGGATGGGCACTCTCATCGACGACGTGCTCGCCCACGCCACGACCGACCACGCCCGCCACGCCGTCGAGGTGAACCTCACCGAGATCACCAACGAGGTGCTCGATGACCTTGCCGTACAGATCAGCGAAGCGAACGCCGACGTAACCGTGAACGACCTTCCCACCGTGATCGGCGACCGCACCCAATGGCACATCCTGCTGCAGAACCTCGTCAGCAACGCCGTCAAATACCGCCACGCCGAGCGGGCCTGCCACATCGCCATCACCGCCGCCGACGACCCTGCCGGGTATCGCGTCTGCGTCACTGACAACGGCATCGGTATCCCCGCCAGTCAACGTGAACAGGCCGCTCAACCCTTCACCCGTCTCAGCCCCGGCCACAGCACCGGTCACGGGATCGGTTTGTCGACCTGCGCCCGTATCGTGCACACCCACGGCGGCAGGCTCGACATCAGCGACACCCCCGGCGGCGGCACCACCGTCTGTATCACCATGCCCACAGACAACCGTTGA
- a CDS encoding TetR/AcrR family transcriptional regulator codes for MTRDPDTPPTAGDPAIAAGHPVTGRSGLDQHRILSAAVQFIDENGLRRLTMQRLGAYLGVEAMALYRYVPGREALLDGVVETVVDELYGDPDVHLQAQGGWVDYLQRLAHGLRRIALAHPEVFPLVATRPAAAPWVRPPLRSLRWIESLLEVMTEAGFSDENAAAVYRAFSSFLLGYLLLEVSARGVETGPVEEPDVSPIEDLSEYPMVQRLQPHLSVDAAAEDFEEALEALLDRVALLLPRRRRPPRLTENM; via the coding sequence ATGACACGGGATCCGGACACGCCGCCGACCGCTGGCGACCCTGCCATCGCCGCAGGCCATCCCGTAACCGGACGCAGCGGGTTGGACCAGCACCGCATCCTGAGCGCGGCAGTGCAGTTCATCGACGAGAACGGCCTGCGCAGGCTGACCATGCAACGCCTCGGCGCCTACCTCGGTGTGGAAGCCATGGCCCTGTACCGGTACGTGCCCGGGCGTGAGGCGCTGCTGGACGGGGTGGTCGAAACCGTCGTCGACGAGTTGTACGGCGACCCCGACGTGCACCTGCAGGCCCAGGGCGGCTGGGTCGACTACCTGCAACGCCTGGCCCACGGGCTGCGGCGCATCGCGCTCGCCCACCCCGAGGTCTTCCCTCTGGTCGCCACCCGGCCGGCCGCCGCACCATGGGTCCGGCCTCCGCTGCGCAGTCTGCGGTGGATCGAGTCGCTGCTCGAGGTGATGACCGAGGCCGGCTTCTCCGACGAGAACGCCGCCGCGGTCTACCGGGCGTTCAGCAGCTTCCTCCTCGGCTACCTGCTGCTCGAGGTGTCGGCCAGGGGCGTGGAGACCGGACCGGTCGAGGAACCCGACGTGTCACCGATCGAGGACCTGAGCGAGTACCCCATGGTGCAGCGCCTGCAGCCGCACCTGTCCGTCGACGCCGCCGCGGAAGACTTCGAAGAGGCCCTCGAAGCCCTCCTCGACCGTGTGGCGCTGCTGTTGCCGCGTCGCCGCCGGCCACCACGACTGACCGAGAACATGTGA